The sequence GCCTGCCCTGGCTCTCTCGCGTCCCTGCCCGGGAGCAGGCTGGCCCTGGGAACCGCCCTCTGTGGGCATGGCTCGGTGACAGGACCCCCGgcgtcccccctgcccccccgccccggcgCCTGGCTGCTCGGCAGGATCCCATGGGCCCTGTGCTCTCGCCCTCCCCAGATGGACGTTTACTGCTTCCTCTTCACGGACCTGTTCCTCATCACCAAGCCGGTGAAGAAGGCCGAGCGCACCAAGGTCATCCGGCAGCCCCTGCTCGTGGACAAGATCATCTGCCGGGAGCTCAAGGACCCCGGTGAGCACGCCGGGCTGGGATCCGAGAGCTGGGCATTGGCTGTGCAGAGCCCCTGGGCTCCTCTCCTCAGAGCCTGCCCCACGGCCTCTCCTCTCCCCTAGCCCCTCACAGCCCCTTCGAGCTGGAGGAGCTTCCTTTCTCTatccttcccctgccctgaatctCGCTCCCAGCTGGCAGACTGAGGCGGCCAAGGCACAGGGCTCTCCCTGCGTCCCTACAGGGACTGACCCCCaagtgctcccagccccagggcctCTGTGGCACCCACAGTGTGGGGAGCAAATGGCTCAGCTCCTGCCCTTCGTGTCCGGGCTGTTACAGGCTGGGGGTCACCGGATGGGACAGCCACCCTCCTTCTCAGGGGAATCACCCAGGGTTTCCCTCAGCACCATTTGCCTCCACCTCTGCGCCCTGCCCTCCTGCAGTGTGACAGCACCGACGCCCCGGGGGCTCTGGTGCCGACAGATGCTGCAGTGTGATTTGTCCCTGGGCACTAGGCCTCTTCTGACTACGCATggccgagccctgagcccctacTCACTCTGCAGCTCAGGTGCCATCCCAGCCTTGTCTGGAGAGCCGGCGTGTCTCCTTGCTTCCCTGCGCTGGACACTCACCGTGTCTGCGGGAACTCGCCCGGGCTGGTGGGAGGTGCTTTTGCTCATGTTTGGTCCCCCTTTGCAGGCTCCTTCCTCCTGATCTATCTCAACGAGCTTCGCAGCGCCGTGGGAGCCTACACCTTCCAGGCCAGCGGGCAGTCCCTGTGCCGCGGCTGGATCGAGGCACTGTACAATGCACAGGTGAGTCTGGAGCAAACAGGCCTTGGGATCTAGTGTCTGCGCCGAGCCACTGCAGCATGCCTGACCTGAGAGGCTGTGGGCGTTTCATCTGGTGCAGGCACCAGCGTGGGGTTTCCAACAGCAGCTTGGCGCACGTGCCCTTCTCTGAGATGGGGCCAGACAAAGGCCTGCCCTGTGCAGAGCTGCAGAGCGACTGGGTGCACACGGGACATAGGCAGCCCGACCACCGCCAAGGTGtcacctctctgcccccagggtGACATCGTCCCCAGGAGCTTTCGAAGCGCCGTCACTCCCGGGCGTCCGTTATCTCGCTGTAATCTCACCGCTAGGATCAGTGCAACATGTTGTCATGCCCTGCAGGgaatctcccttccccaccccgggGCTGCCAATGGCAGTGCTGCGTCTCTGCTCTTCAGCCCGCAGACCCGTGTGCGCGAGGGCAGCATGTCTCAGGCTGTGTGCATGCTGCAGGGAACCGGGCCCACTGCCAGGGCAGTGCCAGGTGCGCACACAGCCCCTGATCTGGTCTGGGATGGGGATCGGCGCCCCATCTGGGAGCTGTCCTGTCCTGACAGCTGTGGGTTGGGGACGGCCATGTTCTCCTGTTCCTAAGCtgtgtcctgccccttccccacagaaCCTCCTGCAGCGGCTGCGTCTCCAGGAGCGGCAGCGTAGCCAGCGGCAGCATCTGCAGAGCCTGGAGGAGGGCGAGgatggggagagcggggcctcGGCAGCCAGCTCGCCCACCATCCTGCGCAGGAGCGGCAACAGCCTGGACTCCCAGCAATGGTacgacccccccccaccccccagccccggacTCACGGGCCGCTCGCAGTGCGGGACAGGGGAGACTGTCCAGCCGGCAGATGCAgcgtgccaggcgctgtacggcCCTGCAGGAGAAGCCTGGCACCTCGTGCCATCATGGCTCCAAGCACTCACCATGCCCAATGCTGGCCGCTCCCctcgcccctgccctgctccagcgtgccccagcctggtgccagccgtccctcccagcccccagccctggctgaCTCTCCCCTTGCTCTTGCAGCCCCTCCGATGGCTCCACGGAGACCAtctcggtggtggtggtggatgcCAGCGAGGAGCTCTCCTTCCCGGACTTGGAAGTGGGGCCATTCAGCTCGCAGTCGGACGAGACCTCCATCAGCACTACCGCTTCGTCCACCACCCCCACCCGGGAGCTGCTGGACGGGGGCGGGGAGCTtgcagagacacacaccccccccagctCCAATTGCCTGACGCTGGATTCCAGCGGCTGCAGATCGGCGTCCATCGACAGCGCCTACggcaccctctcccccacctccatccagGAGTTTGCTGAggtgcagcagctggagccaggggcgGAGGATGGGGGGCCCCCGCACTCGCAGCGTGCCCCCTCGCCCAAGCTGCGCCGCAGGACGCCCGTGCAGCTCCTGCCCTGCAAGGTGAAAGCGCTCAAGTCCAAGTCGGAGGCCAGCCTGCTGCAGCTGATCCCAGCCTCGCCCCCTCTCGCCCAGAGCAAGAGCCTCTGCGACCTCTTCACGGCTCCGGGCCAGGCCACGTTCCTGGCAGGCCCCAGCCAAGGACTTGCACGGTGTGAGGTCCCGGCTGGCTTCCAGAGGACTAGCAGGGCGGGTGCCGGGAGCGGGGAAGCCCGGTCAGACGGCAGCAGCAGCGGCTCCTCGTCAGAGCTCTCCGAGCCCGAGGAGCTGATGTGTGCCGAGGGCTTTGCTTACCCAGCCGAGAGCAACGTGACGGCCCCTGCTGCGCCTGGCCAGGAAGCTCCCCCAGCAGGGCCTGAGGGGGCATCTGCCCCGTGCCGGGCTCCCAGCACCGCCGTGACCGAGCCCCTTGCCCACCGGACACTGTCAGACCCGCAGGCGGCCCAGCACCGCAAGCTGACGCTGGCTCAGCTGTACAGGATCAGGACCACCTTGCTCCTCAACTCCACGCTGACCGCCTCGTAAGTGTCACGGGGTCGCTCAGGCTAGCCAGGGCGGGTGCGTGGGGGGAGCCACGGGCCCCCTTGCGCAGTCACAAGGACGTTTCCCCTCTCTCAGCCGGGCTGCAGCCAGCTGGCGCCAGCAGCCCAGGGGCTGGGCCGGTGCAGATCTCCCTCAGCCACGTGGCAGGGCACGGGCGTGGGGCAAAGTCTGGGTTTTCCCATCCATCTCCTTCCCTGAGTGGCAGCCCCATGGGAGCGTGTCTAAGGTCAGCTCCCtgcggtgggcgggaggtgcccTGGGCTGTGAGCAGCCGGCTAAGAGCgcctctgtctgtctgcctgtctctTGCAGGGAGGTCTGAGAGCTGCAGGAGGCTCCAGGAGAGGAGCAGTGCTGCCAGTTCCGCCAACCCCTGACGATGGAGCTCGAGCGCCCAGGGCCCTGGGAGATGTTAGGCCCCGAAAGCAGCGGCCAGCAGCGCGTCAAGGCTGcgtgtgggtgggagagagacagGGCGTAGGCGTGTGGACAGAGGGACGGGGGGTGCATGTGCCGGTGCATGTCTCTGTGGGGAATGTGCGCATGTGCCTGTGTAGGGGGGGAgtctgtgtgtgagggggagtgtGTGCGCGTGTGGGGAGTGTGTGTGCGTCTGTGGGAGTTTGTGCGTGTACGTGTGGGGCGTGTGTGTGCATGAGCGTGTGGGGCGTGTGTGCGGTCTGTGGGAGTTTGTGCATGTACGTGTGGGGCGTGCGTGTGTGTCTgtgggagtttgtgtgtgtgcgtgtggggagtgtgtgtgcatgagtgtgtgGGGCGTACGTGTGTCTATGGGAGTTTGCGCATGTGCGtctgtgggagtgtgtgtgtgtgtgtggggcgtgTGTGCGCATCTGTGGGACGTGTGTGCATGTGGGACGTGTGTGCGTGTGGGGCGTGCATGTGCAtctgtgggagtgtgtgtgtgtgtgtggggcgtgTGTGCGCGTCTGTGGGACATGTGTGCATGTGGGACATGTGTGCGTGTGGGGCGTGCATGTGCAtctgtgggagtgtgtgtgtgtgtgtgtgtggggcgtgtgtgtgcgtgtgggacGTGTGTGCGTGTGGGGTGTGCATGTGCATCTGTGGGAGTATGGCTGCGCCTGGGACAGACTCCAGGGAGCCGTGGCCTGGGTTCCTCGTGGAAGGGGGCTGCGCTGGTGCTGGCCCGGGAGCCCGTCCTAGGCCGGGGCGGGCCCGGAGCTGCGTGAATCCCGGGAGCCGCTGCATTGGAGCCCCTGCAGCTGCGCCTGAGAACTCTGGAGCCGAGGCCGGGCCAAGGGCGCCCCCTACAGGACCTGTTTCTCAGCTGTCAGTCGCTGTAGCAGAGCCCCGGAGTTGGGGCTGCCGGCCTGGGCGGTGCTCGGAGAGTTCCTGACAGTCAGTGAGCAGTAGGGTGActggacagcaagtgtgaaaaatcaggatgggggtgggagggtaataggagcctatatatgaaaaagacccaaaaatcgggactgtccctataaaatcaggacatctggtcaccctagtgaggaGTGACCAAATGCTGCCACCTTGTCCTTGGAGAGCCCTGGTCCAGAGGGCTCTGCTGGGCTTCCGAACTTGCCCATCCTGCCGCAGGCCTGCtgacaacccccctccccagggtccGGCAGCGCAGACTGGGGCTTGGGAGCTGGGTGTGACTGCAGCCTTCCATGCACCGCTGGcctgttgcagtgggggagacaCACAAGCCTGCGTCCCATGCTGCCACATTGCATCAGGTTAagcaaaagccaaaacactgCAGCAAAGACCAGGGCCTCCCGCCTGGCTGGGACCCCATTGTCAAGCTTCCCTGTGAACCGTCTGTGCAGTGAACTGTCTGTTGCAAgggctgcagggtgaccccaggcCCAGGCGAAGGAGCAGGGGGTTCTGAATGCACTTTAGTTGCGGTAAGCTGCATTTCCTGCAGCGGGGCACAGCACCAGTGCAGCCAGAAGGAACGGGTCAGAGGGGAATAGCCAGagcttttccccttcccctaagCTCACATGCCATTGCCGGTCTGCGGCCTGGCCGCCCTGGGAGCTCTCCCGAGGATGGCAGCTGTGTCCTGAAGGGGGTTGTGCTGCAGGAGCCAGGAGCAAAAGCCCCTTTAAATTCCATCCCCGGTGACCGTCCCACGAGAACGCGAGCGCTCGCACTGCAGCAAAGAGCTAGACCAGGGCAGCCCCTGCCCACCGCCAGCCACCATGGCTGCTCGGTCGGCTCCCTGCTGGGGTGAGTTGCTTCTCCCTGCTTGACCAAAGCCCCCCAAATGTGGTTTTCCCCTGAGGCTAATGCCCCAGGGGGCGGCATTGTTACCGAGGCAGTGGGCTGGGTGACTCAGGCACTGGCACCAGGAAGTTGCGATGGGCTTACTGAGGAAGGGATCGAAATGTTGCAGTGGGTGAAGAGGGACGAGGGCTACAGTGAGAGGCACGGGCAACGGGGCGCTACCATGGACGCTGCGCCCCGTTGGCCATGGGCGTGGCAAGGTGGCAGGGGCTAGGAAGGCGGGGGAGGCCGGGGCAGGCCAGGGAGCGGGGGTGATGTCAGACTGGGGAGGGGCATGGCTGGATCCATCagctcccagctccagctgcctgcTCCCAGCCTCGCCTTTCGGGGGGAAGGAaaggctgggagcagcctgggggctgggccGCAGGGTCCCGCTcctgctggctgcccagctcGGCTGAGGGtgcgctgctgctgcaggggtggggctccCCACACCCTGGGGGGCTGGGTCCTCCCAGCAGCCTGCGGCTGTTACAGGGAACCCCAGGCAAGCAGGAAGGGCTGTGTATAGGGTGGCTAGCTTGGAGGTGTGGGGAGAGACCAAAGGAGCCTGTGGGGAACGGGGGGCCCCGGAGGGCCCTGTGCTGAATAGTGTTCCCGCGGGTGGGAAGGGCGCGTTGGACCTGGCCAGTGCAcacagtgctggggagggggcattgcCATGGGGGCCTTGCGTAGGCCTCACTCAGACCCCGCCTCGGGGCGCCGCTTTGGCCCCCAGAGCTGGTCTCTGGAGCGGCAGCAGGAGGCTTGTGCAGCAAGCGCTCACCCAGCTCTTTCCCCAACGCTTCCCActgcagcccagggagggggaCCACTTCTCCTTCCTGGCTGGGCTCCCTGTGGCTGGGGCCAGGACTGCCTGGATGGCACTGCTGGCCTCGCTGGAGTTCGTTACACTTGGCTGCCAGCAGGCAGTGGAGGCTGCCGCAGAACggcagcagagggtgggaagggacctgggGCTGGGTGGCAGATTGCTCTCCCGTCTGTCCCAGCCCCTGGGCACGCGCGCTCACCCCTGGATGTGTGTAGATAAAGTTGCATATTTATTAAGCTTGGTGTTAATTTTCTGAAGCTGCGTCCTGGCTGGCCTGCG comes from Trachemys scripta elegans isolate TJP31775 chromosome 19, CAS_Tse_1.0, whole genome shotgun sequence and encodes:
- the PLEKHG5 gene encoding pleckstrin homology domain-containing family G member 5, with product MDMQVLAPITNPSLMTGGSRSVGRMDCAKVCHHAECQQLNHSNPLNLCEACDRKFHGTMHFDGHIRFDLPPQGSILARNVSTRSCPPRTSPASDMEEEDEGLVDGRGWPGQRLLPVRPALSGNIALCRGVSAPQPPQPHGADPSALLQALTRRQCHQQEAIWELLHTEATYIRKLKVITDLFLCCLLNLQESGLLCEVEAERLFSNIQEIIQLHRALWSSVMAPVLEKARKTKALLDPVDFLKGFKMFGSLFKPYVQYCMEEEGCMEYMRTLLRDNELFRLYVTWAEKHKQCNRLKLSDMLVKPHQRLTKYPLLLKSVLKKTDDPCTRDAIVTMINSVERFINHVNSRMRQRQEQQRLVAILSRIDSYEVVDSSTEEVDKLLKEFLHLDLTAPIPGTSPEDTRQLLLEGSLKMKEGKDSKMDVYCFLFTDLFLITKPVKKAERTKVIRQPLLVDKIICRELKDPGSFLLIYLNELRSAVGAYTFQASGQSLCRGWIEALYNAQNLLQRLRLQERQRSQRQHLQSLEEGEDGESGASAASSPTILRRSGNSLDSQQCPSDGSTETISVVVVDASEELSFPDLEVGPFSSQSDETSISTTASSTTPTRELLDGGGELAETHTPPSSNCLTLDSSGCRSASIDSAYGTLSPTSIQEFAEVQQLEPGAEDGGPPHSQRAPSPKLRRRTPVQLLPCKVKALKSKSEASLLQLIPASPPLAQSKSLCDLFTAPGQATFLAGPSQGLARCEVPAGFQRTSRAGAGSGEARSDGSSSGSSSELSEPEELMCAEGFAYPAESNVTAPAAPGQEAPPAGPEGASAPCRAPSTAVTEPLAHRTLSDPQAAQHRKLTLAQLYRIRTTLLLNSTLTASEV